Proteins encoded in a region of the Natronorubrum halophilum genome:
- a CDS encoding protein-L-isoaspartate O-methyltransferase family protein, which yields MDPAVLREDMVDGLESTARDVLHDEGVAVAMRDVPRHEFFEDERSAYADREHDALGTRVLAPSTVARLLQALALKDDDEVLIVGAGVGYTAAVAAELVGETNVHAVDISRPLVLEARQNLARAGYDGVFVDRRDGATGLPEYAPFDRILLEAAAVDPPRALLEQLATGGRLVFPRGTQRQRLEAVSDDGDRTRFGAVSFEPLLVEGEQAGAVERNRTDREDMEHALRRSESRRGWEHEWIEWEESVDSR from the coding sequence ATGGACCCCGCGGTATTGCGAGAGGACATGGTCGACGGCCTCGAGTCTACCGCCAGGGACGTCCTCCACGACGAGGGCGTTGCCGTTGCGATGCGTGACGTCCCTCGCCACGAGTTCTTCGAAGACGAACGCTCGGCCTACGCCGACCGCGAGCACGACGCCCTCGGGACTCGCGTGCTCGCGCCGAGCACCGTCGCCCGATTGCTTCAGGCCCTCGCCCTCAAGGACGACGACGAGGTGCTGATCGTCGGCGCTGGTGTCGGCTACACGGCCGCCGTCGCGGCCGAACTCGTCGGTGAAACGAACGTCCACGCCGTCGATATCTCCCGGCCGCTCGTTCTCGAAGCGCGCCAGAATCTCGCCCGAGCGGGCTACGACGGCGTATTCGTCGACCGTCGCGACGGGGCAACGGGCCTCCCCGAGTACGCGCCGTTCGACCGGATCCTGCTCGAGGCTGCCGCCGTCGATCCGCCGCGGGCGCTACTCGAGCAACTAGCGACCGGCGGTCGACTGGTCTTTCCTCGCGGAACCCAACGCCAACGACTCGAGGCGGTTTCGGATGACGGCGACCGAACCCGGTTTGGGGCCGTGTCGTTCGAGCCGTTGTTGGTCGAGGGCGAACAGGCGGGCGCCGTCGAACGCAACCGAACGGACCGCGAGGACATGGAGCACGCACTGCGCCGTTCCGAATCCCGTCGGGGATGGGAACACGAGTGGATCGAGTGGGAGGAATCGGTCGATTCACGGTGA
- a CDS encoding protein-L-isoaspartate(D-aspartate) O-methyltransferase — translation MSDSYEAERERMVRTVAPRVDDDRVLEALESVPRHVFVPPVRRDRAYEDRPLPIGDGQTISAPHMVAIMTDVLDPEPGESVLEIGTGCGYHAAVTAELVGEENVYSVEYSDDLAEDARKRLASVGYDGVSVRASDGREGWAEHAPYDAVYFTCAAATFPSPVVEQVRSGGQLLAPIGTGFQTLVEATKREDGNLDRTEHGGVRFVEMRGG, via the coding sequence ATGTCCGATAGCTACGAGGCCGAACGCGAGCGGATGGTCCGGACCGTCGCACCGCGCGTCGACGACGATCGGGTCCTCGAGGCCCTCGAGTCGGTCCCCCGCCACGTCTTCGTCCCGCCCGTTCGCCGAGACCGGGCCTACGAGGACCGGCCCCTGCCGATCGGAGACGGCCAGACGATCAGCGCTCCCCACATGGTCGCGATCATGACCGACGTGCTCGACCCCGAACCCGGCGAAAGCGTCCTCGAGATCGGTACCGGCTGTGGCTATCACGCCGCAGTCACCGCCGAACTCGTCGGCGAGGAGAACGTTTACAGCGTCGAATACAGCGATGACCTCGCCGAGGATGCCCGGAAGCGACTCGCCTCGGTCGGCTACGACGGCGTGTCGGTCCGAGCCAGCGACGGCCGCGAGGGCTGGGCCGAACACGCTCCCTACGACGCCGTCTACTTCACGTGTGCGGCCGCGACCTTTCCCAGCCCCGTCGTCGAGCAGGTCCGCTCCGGCGGACAGCTTCTTGCACCGATCGGGACCGGATTCCAGACCCTCGTCGAGGCGACGAAACGCGAGGATGGGAACCTCGACCGAACCGAGCACGGCGGGGTTCGGTTCGTCGAAATGCGAGGCGGATAA
- a CDS encoding HVO_0476 family zinc finger protein, with amino-acid sequence MTDIPDRVPTPCPSCSPDLETVHEVLTVTEGGGTVTVRCSDCGHVHKIQPEQEREVTLDVVVSQEGESFTANVTTPEGETIETGDEFILETDEVLSTVRVTSLELDGQKRREAAVVDDIETVWTREVDNVAVNVTVHPQDGSRNDSRSITVHVPGDYEFEVGTTEEFGDDEFEIDAFVVRKDASGYHRDRYEEGGDTVLAKDVKRVYAYDEQSTAWSAW; translated from the coding sequence ATGACCGATATTCCGGACCGCGTTCCCACGCCGTGTCCGTCCTGTTCGCCGGACCTCGAGACGGTCCACGAAGTGTTGACGGTGACGGAAGGCGGCGGCACCGTGACAGTCCGCTGTAGCGACTGCGGCCACGTTCACAAGATTCAGCCCGAACAAGAGCGCGAGGTAACGCTCGACGTCGTCGTCTCCCAGGAAGGAGAGTCTTTCACCGCGAACGTTACGACTCCCGAAGGCGAGACCATCGAGACCGGCGACGAGTTCATTCTCGAGACCGACGAGGTTCTGTCGACGGTCCGCGTCACGAGCCTCGAACTCGACGGACAAAAGCGCAGAGAGGCGGCCGTCGTCGACGACATCGAAACCGTCTGGACGCGCGAGGTCGACAACGTCGCCGTCAACGTCACCGTTCACCCCCAGGACGGCTCGAGAAACGACAGTCGGAGTATTACGGTCCACGTGCCCGGCGACTACGAGTTCGAGGTCGGGACGACCGAGGAGTTCGGCGACGACGAGTTCGAAATCGACGCCTTCGTCGTGCGCAAGGACGCCTCTGGCTATCACCGGGATCGCTACGAAGAAGGCGGCGACACGGTCCTCGCGAAGGACGTCAAACGGGTCTACGCCTACGACGAACAGAGCACCGCGTGGTCGGCCTGGTAG
- a CDS encoding aminopeptidase produces the protein MSELHAASETAIRQCLALESDESCAIITDDKREPIGEALYEVARDITDDAAIVRYPPGETHGSEPPAPVAAAMAGADVVLAPTTKSLSHTRARTEANEAGARVATLPGITEAVFTTGLDADYDSIAAHCEDVRTQVAGADEIRVTTPAGTDITFGIGDREWLSDTGIVHEPGQMSNLPAGEVFVSPETATGTFVVDGTMRPHGLLEDGQTLTFEVEDGFVTHISDDEIRETVEGAAEDVGDAAYNLAELGIGTNVAVTELVGSVLLDEKAAGTVHIAIGDNAGIGGETEAPIHLDGILREPTVYADGNPIDLPDA, from the coding sequence ATGTCCGAACTTCACGCTGCTTCCGAGACGGCTATTCGCCAGTGTCTGGCCCTCGAGAGCGACGAATCCTGTGCGATCATTACGGACGACAAGCGCGAACCGATCGGCGAGGCGCTGTACGAAGTCGCCCGCGATATCACCGACGACGCAGCTATCGTCCGGTATCCGCCGGGCGAGACCCACGGCAGCGAGCCACCCGCTCCCGTCGCCGCAGCGATGGCCGGTGCGGACGTCGTCCTCGCGCCGACGACCAAGAGCCTGAGCCACACCCGCGCTCGCACCGAGGCCAACGAGGCGGGAGCCCGCGTCGCGACGCTTCCGGGGATCACGGAGGCCGTCTTTACGACTGGGCTGGACGCCGACTACGACTCGATCGCGGCCCACTGCGAGGACGTCCGTACGCAGGTTGCCGGCGCTGACGAAATCCGCGTAACGACCCCCGCCGGCACCGACATCACGTTCGGGATCGGCGACCGGGAGTGGCTCTCGGACACCGGGATCGTTCACGAGCCCGGGCAGATGTCGAACCTTCCTGCCGGAGAGGTGTTCGTCAGTCCCGAAACCGCAACCGGCACCTTCGTCGTCGATGGAACGATGCGTCCCCACGGGCTGCTCGAGGACGGGCAAACGCTGACGTTCGAGGTCGAAGACGGCTTCGTCACGCACATTTCGGACGACGAGATTCGCGAGACGGTCGAGGGCGCAGCCGAAGACGTCGGCGACGCGGCGTACAACCTCGCGGAACTGGGAATCGGAACGAACGTGGCCGTCACCGAACTCGTCGGCTCCGTCCTCCTCGACGAGAAGGCTGCCGGAACCGTTCACATCGCGATCGGGGACAATGCGGGAATCGGCGGCGAGACGGAAGCGCCGATCCACCTCGACGGAATTTTGCGGGAACCGACCGTCTACGCCGACGGCAACCCGATCGACCTTCCCGACGCGTAG
- a CDS encoding DUF7382 domain-containing protein has protein sequence MLPNSLLPDRSDRSDRSARPLRSRSSFARDDRAIEGLPIRLVIALVVGVAALALMLNMLGTIGSVGDTEVDVEITKGQVVENGEEEDITIEVIDENGNYVDDATVLISSGSAQLEGTLDQNTADSSEEYEAKFEDVSEHGLRADQDKGTLEIDVVPPSDSSYIDEQPNSEIIVVQDRN, from the coding sequence ATGCTTCCGAACAGTTTGCTACCGGACCGTTCCGATCGGTCGGATCGGTCCGCCAGGCCGCTCCGTTCGCGGTCGTCGTTCGCTCGGGACGACCGTGCGATCGAAGGCCTGCCGATCCGACTCGTGATCGCACTGGTCGTCGGTGTGGCCGCGCTGGCGTTGATGCTGAATATGCTCGGGACGATCGGTTCCGTTGGCGACACCGAAGTGGATGTTGAAATAACCAAGGGACAGGTCGTAGAGAACGGGGAAGAAGAAGACATCACGATCGAAGTCATCGACGAGAACGGCAACTACGTGGACGACGCGACCGTTCTCATCTCGTCGGGATCCGCTCAACTCGAAGGCACGTTAGACCAGAATACCGCTGACTCCTCGGAAGAGTACGAAGCGAAGTTCGAAGACGTCTCTGAACACGGGCTTCGTGCCGATCAGGACAAGGGGACGCTCGAAATCGATGTGGTACCGCCGTCGGATAGCAGCTATATCGACGAGCAGCCGAACTCGGAAATCATCGTCGTCCAGGATCGAAATTGA
- a CDS encoding ATP-binding protein, whose amino-acid sequence MSFVLGRGDDLESGPVGRLGAYRARDGSEGAPLHIDFDGPHAMLIVGKRGYGKSYTMGVLAEGLARAAGVAPVIIDPMGVFDTLATSTPGEGVPATIVDNPAVAPTSLDPRSWCALLGLSPESGAGGVLWQASQEESTLEGMAAHVESADAPTADRRAAVNHLRLADAWAVFDADGIDAAGLGGSEATVIDVSGLEPAPMNAVCRGVGEALYRARVTEAIDRLPWLLIDEAHTFFEGVAEPALRTILTRGRAPGVSLVSATQRPSAVPDVGISQSDILLSHRLTSRADLDALRAAQPTYMNASLTDSDRLPESTGEVVIVDDATETVHSAQIRSRDTPHGGDSPRASDVVADD is encoded by the coding sequence ATGAGTTTCGTACTCGGTCGCGGTGACGACCTCGAGAGCGGCCCCGTCGGGCGGCTCGGTGCGTATCGGGCTCGAGACGGAAGCGAGGGAGCACCACTTCACATCGATTTCGACGGCCCGCACGCGATGTTGATCGTGGGCAAGCGCGGCTACGGGAAGTCCTACACGATGGGCGTGCTGGCGGAGGGCCTCGCTCGAGCGGCCGGCGTCGCACCGGTGATAATCGACCCGATGGGCGTGTTCGACACGCTCGCGACGTCGACCCCCGGTGAAGGCGTCCCGGCAACGATCGTCGACAATCCGGCCGTCGCACCGACGTCGCTCGATCCCCGATCGTGGTGTGCGCTGCTCGGCCTCTCACCGGAGAGCGGCGCGGGAGGGGTCCTCTGGCAGGCTTCACAGGAGGAATCGACGCTCGAGGGGATGGCGGCCCACGTCGAGTCCGCCGACGCCCCGACCGCCGACAGACGGGCGGCGGTCAACCACCTTCGGCTCGCCGACGCGTGGGCGGTCTTCGACGCGGACGGCATCGACGCCGCCGGACTCGGCGGTTCCGAAGCGACGGTCATCGACGTCTCCGGGCTCGAACCCGCGCCGATGAACGCCGTCTGTCGCGGCGTTGGTGAAGCGCTGTATCGCGCACGCGTCACCGAGGCGATCGATCGGCTCCCATGGCTGTTGATAGACGAGGCCCACACGTTCTTCGAGGGCGTCGCCGAACCGGCGCTGCGAACGATTCTGACGCGGGGTCGCGCGCCCGGCGTGAGCCTCGTCTCGGCGACGCAACGCCCGAGCGCCGTCCCGGATGTGGGGATCTCCCAGTCCGATATTTTGCTCTCCCATCGGTTGACGTCCCGAGCGGACCTCGACGCGCTCCGGGCCGCCCAGCCGACGTACATGAACGCCTCGCTGACGGATTCGGATCGGCTTCCGGAGTCGACCGGCGAGGTCGTCATCGTCGACGACGCGACGGAGACAGTCCATTCGGCGCAGATTCGTTCGCGAGATACGCCACACGGCGGTGACAGTCCCCGGGCGAGCGACGTCGTCGCGGACGACTGA
- a CDS encoding DUF7310 family coiled-coil domain-containing protein translates to MSDIERLDRRLSAVERAVVDGDAEIDRLANLAALAEDLERLDSRVGNHERRLAKLNGAVGSIGGFVGNVESINEDVERRADAAIADVDRLEYRIDELERALTDRGSRDGGRDRDDVNGDRARTTPRAPNEAGVDGRIAGSGRAFGATASGADSTAPVTTEPTADDAPFGAPGDAETTAETLLETPENRGETNNNGSSETSIRGDDESSTLFASLRARLP, encoded by the coding sequence ATGAGCGATATCGAGCGGCTCGACCGGCGGCTATCCGCGGTCGAGCGTGCGGTCGTCGACGGCGACGCCGAGATCGACCGACTCGCGAATCTTGCTGCACTCGCGGAGGACCTCGAGCGCCTCGATTCCCGAGTCGGGAACCACGAACGACGGCTCGCGAAGCTGAACGGAGCGGTCGGTTCGATCGGCGGTTTCGTCGGGAACGTCGAGTCGATCAACGAGGACGTCGAGCGACGAGCCGATGCGGCCATCGCCGACGTCGATCGACTCGAGTACCGGATCGACGAACTCGAGCGAGCGCTCACGGATCGAGGGAGTCGCGACGGCGGACGAGACCGCGACGACGTCAACGGTGACCGAGCGAGAACGACCCCCCGTGCACCGAACGAAGCGGGTGTCGACGGTCGGATCGCCGGATCGGGCCGCGCGTTCGGAGCCACCGCGAGCGGCGCGGATTCGACGGCTCCCGTGACGACGGAACCCACGGCCGACGACGCCCCGTTCGGAGCGCCCGGTGATGCGGAAACAACCGCCGAGACGCTCCTCGAGACGCCGGAAAACAGGGGAGAAACGAACAACAACGGATCGAGCGAGACGTCGATCCGTGGGGACGACGAGTCGAGTACCCTGTTCGCGTCGCTTCGCGCCAGACTCCCGTGA